One genomic window of Arachis hypogaea cultivar Tifrunner chromosome 8, arahy.Tifrunner.gnm2.J5K5, whole genome shotgun sequence includes the following:
- the LOC112705710 gene encoding uncharacterized protein isoform X1, which produces MDHHHRLGFLTSSILSLLQVYVILFLVAAHNFSASDAAATGEKHAENHCAMYDICGKRIDGKVVNCPYGSQAVKPDDLLSSKIQSLCPTITGNVCCTEAQFDTLKTQVQQAIPFLVGCPACLRNFLNLFCELTCSPNQSLFINVTSIDKVGGNFTVGGIDYYITDAFGEGLYDSCKDVKFGTTNSRAMQFIGAGAQNFKEWFSFLGRKAAPYSLGSPYAITFQPNPIKSSGMKPMNVSTYSCGDISLGCSCGDCPSSSVCSDSVSTTTHKRDSCTVKVGSLVVKCVDFILAVLYIILMAVFLGWGFYHRIRERKLSYRTKPESNVISGSVVHSHNREKDENLPMRQMIEGAPENGSGVQLSTVQGYMSKFYRKYGLYVARNPITVLLSSLAIVLLLCLGLIRFRVETRPQKLWVGPGSKAAQEKQFFDSHLAPFYRIEQLILATVPDKVNTTSPRIVSEENIKFLFEIQKKVDAIRANYSGLMVSLQDICMKPLDKDCATQSVLQYFKMDQKNFDDYGGVDHLNYCFEHYSSADKCMSAFKGPLDPSTVLGGYSGNDYSEASAFIITYPVNNAVDGEGNQTAKAIAWEKTFIQLVKDELLPMVQSRNLTLAFSSESSIEEELKRESTADAITIVVSYLVMFAYISLTLGDTPHPSSFYISSKVLLGLSGVLLVMLSVLGSVGFFSALGVKSTLIIMEVIPFLVLAVGVDNMCILVHSVKRQKLELPLEERMSKALVEVGPSITLASLSEVLAFAVGCIISMPACRVFSMFAALAVLLDFLLQVTAFVALIVLDSLRTEDMRVDCFPCMKVHSSHADPDKRIGRRKRGLLARYMKEVHAPILSIWGVKIVIIAIFVAFAFASIALSTRIEPGLEQQIVLPRDSYLQGYFTNVSEYLRIGPPLYFVVKNYNYSSESTQTNQLCSISQCNSDSLLNEISRAALVPETSYIAKPAASWLDDYLVWVSPEAFGCCRKFTNGSYCPPDDQPPCCSAGEGSCVSNGACKDCTTCFRHADLWNDRPSTTQFKDKLPWFLSSLPSADCAKGGHGAYTSSVDLKGYDSGIIQASSFRTYHTPLNKQIDYVNSMRAAREFASRVSDSLKIEIFPYSVFYMFFEQYLNIWRTALVNLAIAIGAVFIVCLVITCSLWSSAIILLVLVMIVVDLMGVMAILNIQLNAVSVVNLVMSVGIAVEFCVHMTHSFAVTSGDKDQRVKEALGTMGASVFSGITLTKLVGVIVLCFSRTEVFVVYYFQMYLSLVLLGFLHGLVFLPVVLSIFGPPSRCIDQGEDHSSTTS; this is translated from the exons ATGGACCATCATCATCGTCTAGGGTTTCTCACCTCCTCCATACTCTCTCTCTTACAG gtttatgtaattttatttttagtagcAGCACACAATTTTTCGGCATCTGATGCTGCAGCAACTGG GGAAAAACATGCCGAGAATCATTGTGCAATGTATGACATTTGTGGAAAGCGCATCGATGGTAAAGTGGTGAACTGTCCCTATGGTTCCCAAGCTGTGAag CCAGATGATTTGCTTTCATCGAAGATCCAAAGTTTGTGTCCAACAATTACCGGGAATGTTTGTTGTACAGAGGCTCAGTTTGACACATTAAAGACTCAAGTCCAACAG GCTATTCCTTTTCTTGTCGGTTGTCCAGCATGCTTAAGAAACTTTTTGAATCTTTTCTGTGAGTTGACATGCTCTCCAAATCAGAGTTTATTTATCAATGTGACATCAATCGATAAG GTAGGTGGTAATTTCACGGTGGGTGGGATTGACTATTACATTACTGATGCTTTTGGTGAAGGTTTATACGATTCCTGCAAGGATGTAAAATTTGGCACGACGAATTCTCGAGCTATGCAGTTCATTGGCGCCGGTGCTCAAAACTTCAAAG AATGGTTTTCTTTTCTTGGTAGAAAAGCTGCCCCATATAGTCTTGGTTCACCATATGCGATTACATTCCAGCCAAACCCAATCAAGTCATCTGGCATGAAGCCTATGAATGTTTCAACTTATTCATGTGGTGATATTTCTCTTGGATGTTCTTGTGGTGATTGTCCTTCATCATCAGTATGCTCTGATTCAGTTTCAACTACCACCCATAAGAGGGATTCCTGCACTGTGAAAGTCGGGTCTTTAGTG GTGAAATGTGTTGATTTTATTTTAGCAGTCCTATACATCATATTGATGGCTGTGTTCTTGGGTTGGGGATTTTATCATCGTATAAGGGAGAGAAAGCTGTCATATAGAACAAAACCAGAGTCTAATGTCATTAGTGGCAGTGTGGTGCACTCTCATAATAGGGAGAAGGATGAGAATCTCCCCATGCGTCAG ATGATTGAAGGGGCTCCAGAAAACGGAAGTGGAGTTCAGCTCTCCACTGTGCAAGGATACATGTCAAAGTTTTACAG GAAATACGGATTGTATGTAGCTAGAAATCCAATTACAGTCTTGTTATCATCTCTGGCTATAGTTCTTCTGCTCTGTCTGGGGCTAATCCGATTCAGGGTTGAGACACGGCCTCAAAAG CTTTGGGTAGGACCTGGCAGTAAAGCAGCACAAGAGAAACAGTTTTTTGACAGCCATCTTGCTCCATTTTACAGAATTGAACAG CTCATACTGGCCACAGTACCAGATAAAGTGAATACTACATCACCAAGAATTGTGTCCGAGGAAAACATTAAATTTCTCTTTGAAATACAAAAGAAA GTTGATGCAATTCGTGCTAATTATTCTGGCTTGATGGTATCGCTTCAAGACATCTGTATGAAGCCACTAGACAAAGATTGTGCCACTCAGAGCGTCCTGCAG TACTTCAAAATGGACCAAAAAAATTTCGATGATTATGGCGGAGTTGACCATCTCAATTACTGTTTTGAG CATTATTCCTCAGCAGACAAATGTATGAGTGCATTTAAAGGTCCTCTTGATCCAAGCACCGTCTTAGGGGGTTACTCTGGGAATGATTACTCTGAG GCATCTGCGTTTATCATAACTTATCCTGTGAATAATGCTGTTGATGGAGAAGGTAATCAAACTGCCAAGGCAATTGCATGGGAGAAGACTTTTATTCAGTTGGTGAAG GATGAGCTATTACCGATGGTGCAATCAAGGAATTTGACACTTGCTTTTTCGTCTGAAAGCTCCATCGAGGAAGAGTTAAAAAGAGAAAGTACTGCTGATGCTATTACTATAGTG GTTAGTTATCTCGTGATGTTTGCATATATATCTCTTACTCTAGGAGATACACCACATCCTTCTTCTTTCTATATTTCATCGAAG GTATTGCTTGGTCTTTCAGGAGTACTGCTTGTTATGCTTTCTGTCCTTGGATCAGTTGGATTTTTCAGTGCCCTTGGTGTTAAATCAACACTGATCATCATGGAAGTTATCCCGTTTCTTGTTCTAGCT GTTGGTGTGGATAACATGTGTATACTAGTTCACTCAGTAAAAAGGCAAAAACTTGAGCTACCTTTAGAAGAACGAATGAGCAAGGCTCTTGTGGAAGTTGGACCATCAATAACATTGGCTAGTTTATCAGAGGTTTTAGCATTTGCAGTTGGATGCATTATTTCGATGCCTGCATGCCGCGTGTTCTCCATGTTTGCAG CATTGGCTGTTCTTTTGGATTTTCTCCTCCAAGTTACAGCTTTTGTTGCTCTGATAGTTCTAGACTCCCTGCGAACAGAGGATATGAGAGTCGACTGTTTTCCATGCATGAAAGTCCATTCCTCACATGCTGACCCTGATAAAA GAATCGGAAGGAGAAAGCGTGGTTTATTGGCACGCTATATGAAG GAGGTTCACGCTCCCATTCTGAGCATATGGGGAGTAAAAATTGTTATTATTGCTATATTTGTAGCATTTGCATTCGCTAGCATT GCACTGAGTACTAGAATTGAACCTGGTCTGGAGCAGCAGATTGTTCTTCCACGAGACTCGTATCTTCAG GGATATTTCACTAATGTGTCAGAATATCTCAGAATTGGACCACCTTTGTATTTCGTTGTGAAGAATTATAACTACAG CTCAGAATCAACACAAACAAATCAGCTTTGCTCCATTAGCCAATGCAATTCAGACTCTCTTTTAAATGAG ATTTCTAGGGCAGCCCTTGTGCCGGAGACTAGTTATATTGCCAAGCCAGCTGCCTCTTGGCTTGATGATTATCTTGTGTGGGTGTCTCCAGAAGCATTTGGGTGCTGCAGGAAGTTCACAAACGGGAGTTATTGTCCTCCTGATGATCAG CCTCCTTGCTGCTCTGCTGGTGAAGGATCTTGTGTTTCAAATGGAGCATGCAAAGATTGCACAACG TGTTTTCGTCATGCAGATTTGTGGAATGATCGTCCCTCTACAACACAATTTAAGGATAAACTTCCATGGTTTCTTAGTTCTCTGCCTTCTGCTGATTGTGCAAAAGGTGGTCATGGGGCTTACACCAGCAGTGTAGATCTGAAAG GCTATGACAGTGGTATTATCCAGGCATCATCATTCCGTACTTATCATACTCCACTCAACAAGCAG attGACTATGTTAATTCCATGAGGGCTGCTCGAGAGTTTGCTTCAAGAGTTTCTGATTCTTTAAAG ATTGAGATCTTCCCATATTCagtgttttatatgttttttgagCAATACCTTAATATATGGAGGACTGCACTGGTCAATCTTGCAATAGCTATTG GTGCAGTATTTATTGTGTGCTTGGTTATCACATGCAG TTTATGGAGTTCAGCAATCATTTTGTTGGTGTTGGTGATGATTGTTGTCGATCTCATG GGTGTGATGGCCATTCTGAATATCCAGTTGAATGCTGTTTCAGTGGTCAACCTTGTTATGTCAGTGGGCATTGCGGTCGAGTTTTGTGTACATATGACTCATTCTTTTGCT GTAACTAGTGGAGACAAAGATCAACGTGTTAAGGAGGCTTTGGGTACAATGGGGGCTTCAGTCTTCAG TGGCATTACACTAACAAAGCTTGTTGGAGTTATTGTTCTTTGCTTCTCAAGGACAGAAGTTTTTGTG GTATATTACTTTCAGATGTACTTGTCATTAGTACTTCTTGGTTTCTTGCATGGACTTGTTTTCTTGCCG GTTGTATTAAGCATCTTTGGTCCTCCTTCAAGATGTATTGACCAAGGGGAGGATCATTCATCAACTACTTCATAG
- the LOC112705710 gene encoding uncharacterized protein isoform X2, with the protein MYDICGKRIDGKVVNCPYGSQAVKPDDLLSSKIQSLCPTITGNVCCTEAQFDTLKTQVQQAIPFLVGCPACLRNFLNLFCELTCSPNQSLFINVTSIDKVGGNFTVGGIDYYITDAFGEGLYDSCKDVKFGTTNSRAMQFIGAGAQNFKEWFSFLGRKAAPYSLGSPYAITFQPNPIKSSGMKPMNVSTYSCGDISLGCSCGDCPSSSVCSDSVSTTTHKRDSCTVKVGSLVVKCVDFILAVLYIILMAVFLGWGFYHRIRERKLSYRTKPESNVISGSVVHSHNREKDENLPMRQMIEGAPENGSGVQLSTVQGYMSKFYRKYGLYVARNPITVLLSSLAIVLLLCLGLIRFRVETRPQKLWVGPGSKAAQEKQFFDSHLAPFYRIEQLILATVPDKVNTTSPRIVSEENIKFLFEIQKKVDAIRANYSGLMVSLQDICMKPLDKDCATQSVLQYFKMDQKNFDDYGGVDHLNYCFEHYSSADKCMSAFKGPLDPSTVLGGYSGNDYSEASAFIITYPVNNAVDGEGNQTAKAIAWEKTFIQLVKDELLPMVQSRNLTLAFSSESSIEEELKRESTADAITIVVSYLVMFAYISLTLGDTPHPSSFYISSKVLLGLSGVLLVMLSVLGSVGFFSALGVKSTLIIMEVIPFLVLAVGVDNMCILVHSVKRQKLELPLEERMSKALVEVGPSITLASLSEVLAFAVGCIISMPACRVFSMFAALAVLLDFLLQVTAFVALIVLDSLRTEDMRVDCFPCMKVHSSHADPDKRIGRRKRGLLARYMKEVHAPILSIWGVKIVIIAIFVAFAFASIALSTRIEPGLEQQIVLPRDSYLQGYFTNVSEYLRIGPPLYFVVKNYNYSSESTQTNQLCSISQCNSDSLLNEISRAALVPETSYIAKPAASWLDDYLVWVSPEAFGCCRKFTNGSYCPPDDQPPCCSAGEGSCVSNGACKDCTTCFRHADLWNDRPSTTQFKDKLPWFLSSLPSADCAKGGHGAYTSSVDLKGYDSGIIQASSFRTYHTPLNKQIDYVNSMRAAREFASRVSDSLKIEIFPYSVFYMFFEQYLNIWRTALVNLAIAIGAVFIVCLVITCSLWSSAIILLVLVMIVVDLMGVMAILNIQLNAVSVVNLVMSVGIAVEFCVHMTHSFAVTSGDKDQRVKEALGTMGASVFSGITLTKLVGVIVLCFSRTEVFVVYYFQMYLSLVLLGFLHGLVFLPVVLSIFGPPSRCIDQGEDHSSTTS; encoded by the exons ATGTATGACATTTGTGGAAAGCGCATCGATGGTAAAGTGGTGAACTGTCCCTATGGTTCCCAAGCTGTGAag CCAGATGATTTGCTTTCATCGAAGATCCAAAGTTTGTGTCCAACAATTACCGGGAATGTTTGTTGTACAGAGGCTCAGTTTGACACATTAAAGACTCAAGTCCAACAG GCTATTCCTTTTCTTGTCGGTTGTCCAGCATGCTTAAGAAACTTTTTGAATCTTTTCTGTGAGTTGACATGCTCTCCAAATCAGAGTTTATTTATCAATGTGACATCAATCGATAAG GTAGGTGGTAATTTCACGGTGGGTGGGATTGACTATTACATTACTGATGCTTTTGGTGAAGGTTTATACGATTCCTGCAAGGATGTAAAATTTGGCACGACGAATTCTCGAGCTATGCAGTTCATTGGCGCCGGTGCTCAAAACTTCAAAG AATGGTTTTCTTTTCTTGGTAGAAAAGCTGCCCCATATAGTCTTGGTTCACCATATGCGATTACATTCCAGCCAAACCCAATCAAGTCATCTGGCATGAAGCCTATGAATGTTTCAACTTATTCATGTGGTGATATTTCTCTTGGATGTTCTTGTGGTGATTGTCCTTCATCATCAGTATGCTCTGATTCAGTTTCAACTACCACCCATAAGAGGGATTCCTGCACTGTGAAAGTCGGGTCTTTAGTG GTGAAATGTGTTGATTTTATTTTAGCAGTCCTATACATCATATTGATGGCTGTGTTCTTGGGTTGGGGATTTTATCATCGTATAAGGGAGAGAAAGCTGTCATATAGAACAAAACCAGAGTCTAATGTCATTAGTGGCAGTGTGGTGCACTCTCATAATAGGGAGAAGGATGAGAATCTCCCCATGCGTCAG ATGATTGAAGGGGCTCCAGAAAACGGAAGTGGAGTTCAGCTCTCCACTGTGCAAGGATACATGTCAAAGTTTTACAG GAAATACGGATTGTATGTAGCTAGAAATCCAATTACAGTCTTGTTATCATCTCTGGCTATAGTTCTTCTGCTCTGTCTGGGGCTAATCCGATTCAGGGTTGAGACACGGCCTCAAAAG CTTTGGGTAGGACCTGGCAGTAAAGCAGCACAAGAGAAACAGTTTTTTGACAGCCATCTTGCTCCATTTTACAGAATTGAACAG CTCATACTGGCCACAGTACCAGATAAAGTGAATACTACATCACCAAGAATTGTGTCCGAGGAAAACATTAAATTTCTCTTTGAAATACAAAAGAAA GTTGATGCAATTCGTGCTAATTATTCTGGCTTGATGGTATCGCTTCAAGACATCTGTATGAAGCCACTAGACAAAGATTGTGCCACTCAGAGCGTCCTGCAG TACTTCAAAATGGACCAAAAAAATTTCGATGATTATGGCGGAGTTGACCATCTCAATTACTGTTTTGAG CATTATTCCTCAGCAGACAAATGTATGAGTGCATTTAAAGGTCCTCTTGATCCAAGCACCGTCTTAGGGGGTTACTCTGGGAATGATTACTCTGAG GCATCTGCGTTTATCATAACTTATCCTGTGAATAATGCTGTTGATGGAGAAGGTAATCAAACTGCCAAGGCAATTGCATGGGAGAAGACTTTTATTCAGTTGGTGAAG GATGAGCTATTACCGATGGTGCAATCAAGGAATTTGACACTTGCTTTTTCGTCTGAAAGCTCCATCGAGGAAGAGTTAAAAAGAGAAAGTACTGCTGATGCTATTACTATAGTG GTTAGTTATCTCGTGATGTTTGCATATATATCTCTTACTCTAGGAGATACACCACATCCTTCTTCTTTCTATATTTCATCGAAG GTATTGCTTGGTCTTTCAGGAGTACTGCTTGTTATGCTTTCTGTCCTTGGATCAGTTGGATTTTTCAGTGCCCTTGGTGTTAAATCAACACTGATCATCATGGAAGTTATCCCGTTTCTTGTTCTAGCT GTTGGTGTGGATAACATGTGTATACTAGTTCACTCAGTAAAAAGGCAAAAACTTGAGCTACCTTTAGAAGAACGAATGAGCAAGGCTCTTGTGGAAGTTGGACCATCAATAACATTGGCTAGTTTATCAGAGGTTTTAGCATTTGCAGTTGGATGCATTATTTCGATGCCTGCATGCCGCGTGTTCTCCATGTTTGCAG CATTGGCTGTTCTTTTGGATTTTCTCCTCCAAGTTACAGCTTTTGTTGCTCTGATAGTTCTAGACTCCCTGCGAACAGAGGATATGAGAGTCGACTGTTTTCCATGCATGAAAGTCCATTCCTCACATGCTGACCCTGATAAAA GAATCGGAAGGAGAAAGCGTGGTTTATTGGCACGCTATATGAAG GAGGTTCACGCTCCCATTCTGAGCATATGGGGAGTAAAAATTGTTATTATTGCTATATTTGTAGCATTTGCATTCGCTAGCATT GCACTGAGTACTAGAATTGAACCTGGTCTGGAGCAGCAGATTGTTCTTCCACGAGACTCGTATCTTCAG GGATATTTCACTAATGTGTCAGAATATCTCAGAATTGGACCACCTTTGTATTTCGTTGTGAAGAATTATAACTACAG CTCAGAATCAACACAAACAAATCAGCTTTGCTCCATTAGCCAATGCAATTCAGACTCTCTTTTAAATGAG ATTTCTAGGGCAGCCCTTGTGCCGGAGACTAGTTATATTGCCAAGCCAGCTGCCTCTTGGCTTGATGATTATCTTGTGTGGGTGTCTCCAGAAGCATTTGGGTGCTGCAGGAAGTTCACAAACGGGAGTTATTGTCCTCCTGATGATCAG CCTCCTTGCTGCTCTGCTGGTGAAGGATCTTGTGTTTCAAATGGAGCATGCAAAGATTGCACAACG TGTTTTCGTCATGCAGATTTGTGGAATGATCGTCCCTCTACAACACAATTTAAGGATAAACTTCCATGGTTTCTTAGTTCTCTGCCTTCTGCTGATTGTGCAAAAGGTGGTCATGGGGCTTACACCAGCAGTGTAGATCTGAAAG GCTATGACAGTGGTATTATCCAGGCATCATCATTCCGTACTTATCATACTCCACTCAACAAGCAG attGACTATGTTAATTCCATGAGGGCTGCTCGAGAGTTTGCTTCAAGAGTTTCTGATTCTTTAAAG ATTGAGATCTTCCCATATTCagtgttttatatgttttttgagCAATACCTTAATATATGGAGGACTGCACTGGTCAATCTTGCAATAGCTATTG GTGCAGTATTTATTGTGTGCTTGGTTATCACATGCAG TTTATGGAGTTCAGCAATCATTTTGTTGGTGTTGGTGATGATTGTTGTCGATCTCATG GGTGTGATGGCCATTCTGAATATCCAGTTGAATGCTGTTTCAGTGGTCAACCTTGTTATGTCAGTGGGCATTGCGGTCGAGTTTTGTGTACATATGACTCATTCTTTTGCT GTAACTAGTGGAGACAAAGATCAACGTGTTAAGGAGGCTTTGGGTACAATGGGGGCTTCAGTCTTCAG TGGCATTACACTAACAAAGCTTGTTGGAGTTATTGTTCTTTGCTTCTCAAGGACAGAAGTTTTTGTG GTATATTACTTTCAGATGTACTTGTCATTAGTACTTCTTGGTTTCTTGCATGGACTTGTTTTCTTGCCG GTTGTATTAAGCATCTTTGGTCCTCCTTCAAGATGTATTGACCAAGGGGAGGATCATTCATCAACTACTTCATAG